The DNA window ACGATTACTGCTTTTTTTCTTTACTTTAATTTTCCTTTTAACCTTGATGCGCCTTTTTACTCTGCGTCTTCCTGATGGTTCTTTAATTCCCCTTGTCCAATTGGGATACCCTTCGTCTCCTTCTATCGAAGTATCATCGCTAATTTCTCCATCAGTATCGAGTTCTTCGTGATCTTCCGGCAAATCCAGATTTTCAGGCTTAATATGTTCGTTTTCGTTTGGCATGGCTGGTCAAGGCAAAATTTACGTAGCAATTATCTTGCAAATTTAAATTCACGGCCACGATAAATGGCTGCACTTCCAAGTATTTCTTCTATTCGAAGTAGTTGGTTGTACTTTGCCATACGATCGCTACGCGACAGCGACCCTGTTTTTATTTGACCACAGTTTAGCGCTACTGCCAAATCGGCTATGGTACTATCTTCCGTTTCGCCACTACGGTGGCTCATAACGGTGGTATAGTTATTACGCTTGGCCAATTGCACGGCATCTATCGTTTCGGTTAATGAGCCTATTTGGTTTACCTTTATTAAAATCGAATTGGCAATACCCTTATTTATTCCATCCTGTAAACGTAAAGGGTTGGTAACAAACAAATCGTCACCTACCAGCTGTATCTTTTTCCCTAAAGCGTCTGTAAGTTTTTTCCAACCATCCCAATCATCTTCTGCCAATCCATCTTCGATGCTGATAATGGGATACTTCTTACACCAATCGCTCCAATAGTTAACCATCTCAGCACTTGAAAGTTTATCGCCTGTCGATTTTTTGAAAATGTACATTCCGCTAGCCTCGTCATAAAACTCGGTAGCAGCAGCATCCATAGCGATATATACATTTTCGCCCGGCTTATATCCGGCATTTTCTATGGCTTTAAGAACCATTTGTATTGCTTCTTCGTTCGATTTAATGTTAGGTGCAAAGCCACCTTCATCTCCCACATTGGTCGAAAGATTATTGTCTTTAAGTACTTTTTTTAAGCTATGAAAAATTTCGGCACCCATACGCAAAGCATCAGCAAAGGTATCGGCCCCAATAGGCATCACCATGAACTCTTGAAAATCGATAGAGTTGTCGGCATGTGCACCGCCATTCAATATATTCATCATTGGAATAGGCAACTCAGTGGCAGCTACACCGCCCAGGTAGCGAAACAAAGGCAGGCTAAGCTCTTGTGCAGCGGCATGTGCCACCGCAAGCGAAACTCCTAAAATAGCATTGGCACCAAGGTTTGCTTTGTTGGGTGTATTGTCCAACTGTAGCATGATGTTGTCAATATCCGCCTGTGCAAATACCGAAACTCCGTTGAGTTCTTCAGCAATGGCAGTATTGCAATTTTCAACTGCACGTAATACTCCTTTGCCCAGGTATCGGCTACTATCATTATCACGCAACTCTACCGCCTCGTGTTTTCCTGTACTAGCTCCGGAAGGAACCGCAGCGCGCCCCAAAATTCCATTCGTTGTAGTAACTTCTACCTCGATGGTTGGGTTGCCACGTGAATCTAAAATTTCTCTTGCATGTATGCCCAGTATTGTACTCATGATTGCCTGTTTATAACCATTTTTTATAAGCGTGCAAATGTAGTCAAATACCTTGTTAGTTTTTTAGATGGATAAATTTTATACTTTTTTTTTGATGGATAAATTCTGTCTGGGTATGTTTGGTAGCTTCAGCTACGAAATCGGCATGGTTAAAACCTGCCTAGCTTTGCTCGGCAATATGTTAGGGCATCATTGCCCAACTTCCTTGCTTGCGGTTTTCATCCTCCACGTGAATCTGCATTTTTTAAAAAGTAAATCTTACCGGTTTTCTGGCAAAACGTATATAGTTATGGTTACTAATTATTTTAGGTGTAATGGGCCTCCCTTTTGTGTTCACAACAAAGGCCCTTTTGTTTACCTTTTATTAAAATAAAAGATTCAATAATATACGTTACCTTTGCATCGGCTTTTACTATATAAATATGAAACTTAACAAACGTAAACTACCTGCCAACTTTACAACACTACTAAAGGCAGCTTTGCTAAAGGCTTTTAACAAGCACCCTTTCAAGCCTTTCAATTACAAACAATTAGCCAAGCTGATCAATCAGATGGATGAAGAGATGGCGATGATTCTGTTTGACGATCGTCCTGATGAAGATGTATTGCGCAATCATATACAGGCACAGTTAACAGAGCTGGTAAATGAAAAAACGATAGAGGAAGTAATTCGTGGAAAGTACCGCCTTGTGCCTAAAACGATTTACGTAGAAGGCCGCATTGAAATTACCAGCAATGGCAGTGCCTATGTAATGAACGAAGATTATGAAAAAGACATTTACATAGCTCCCCGCTACACGCTCAATGCGTTAAATAATGATACCGTAAAAGTATCCTTGTTTGCCAGAAGAAGTGGCCATCGCTCAGAAGGGGAAGTGATAGAAGTAATTAAGCGTGCCCGCACCGAATTTGCTGGTGTAGTACAAATAGTAAGTAAACATGCTTTCCTTGTTCCGGATGGGAATAAAGCCACGGTAGATATTTTTATTTTGCCTCATAAACTTAATGGTGCCAAACATGGCGACAAAGCGGTAGTGCGAATGACCGAGTGGCGCAAGGATATGCACAACCCTGCAGGAGAAATACTGCAGGTACTTGGCCGCCCTGGAGAAAACAATGCCGAAATGCAAGCCATTCTTGTCGAAAATGGGTTTCCACTTGCTTTTCCAGAAGAGGTAGAAGCGGAGGCAGAAAATATTCCTATTGAAATATCTAAAGAAGAAATTGCCCGCAGGCGCGATTTCCGTAAAATCACAACTTTCACTATTGACCCGGTTGATGCTAAAGATTTTGATGATGCGCTTTCCATTGAAAAGCTTGAAAACGGGAATT is part of the Bacteroidota bacterium genome and encodes:
- the eno gene encoding phosphopyruvate hydratase, producing the protein MSTILGIHAREILDSRGNPTIEVEVTTTNGILGRAAVPSGASTGKHEAVELRDNDSSRYLGKGVLRAVENCNTAIAEELNGVSVFAQADIDNIMLQLDNTPNKANLGANAILGVSLAVAHAAAQELSLPLFRYLGGVAATELPIPMMNILNGGAHADNSIDFQEFMVMPIGADTFADALRMGAEIFHSLKKVLKDNNLSTNVGDEGGFAPNIKSNEEAIQMVLKAIENAGYKPGENVYIAMDAAATEFYDEASGMYIFKKSTGDKLSSAEMVNYWSDWCKKYPIISIEDGLAEDDWDGWKKLTDALGKKIQLVGDDLFVTNPLRLQDGINKGIANSILIKVNQIGSLTETIDAVQLAKRNNYTTVMSHRSGETEDSTIADLAVALNCGQIKTGSLSRSDRMAKYNQLLRIEEILGSAAIYRGREFKFAR